One stretch of Candidatus Baltobacteraceae bacterium DNA includes these proteins:
- a CDS encoding BMP family ABC transporter substrate-binding protein, protein MVTDVGGLGDRSFNDGAYRGLLACKKSVGARVQVLQSKSAADYQPNLTVFATEGFDETFAIGFLMNRDLDEVAKRFPNNHFAIIDAVVDDPNVESVTFKEEDGSFLAGALAALVSKTRTIAFLGGVDIPLLRKFEAGYTAGAHEIDPKVKVLVKYVGSFEDVASGKELSDVLYSQGADIIFSAAGKSGLGPFEVAKNRPNSYVIGVDSNQDALLPGKVLTSMVKHVDNAVQRVCEDASAHRTLSGHLVLGLREDGVGLTDFQYTKTLIGAANIARVARIRKAIVAGEIVPPSTREDLAKFKPVPIP, encoded by the coding sequence ATGGTCACGGACGTCGGCGGCCTCGGCGACCGTTCATTCAACGACGGCGCATACAGAGGTTTGCTCGCGTGTAAGAAGAGCGTCGGCGCCCGCGTCCAAGTGCTGCAATCAAAATCGGCCGCCGACTATCAGCCGAACCTGACCGTCTTCGCGACCGAAGGGTTCGATGAGACGTTTGCGATCGGGTTTCTCATGAATCGCGATCTCGACGAAGTCGCGAAGCGCTTTCCCAACAATCACTTCGCGATCATCGACGCTGTGGTCGACGATCCGAACGTCGAGTCGGTGACGTTTAAAGAAGAGGACGGCTCATTCTTGGCGGGCGCCCTCGCGGCGCTGGTTTCGAAGACGCGTACGATCGCATTTTTGGGAGGCGTCGACATTCCGCTCTTGCGCAAGTTCGAAGCCGGTTACACCGCCGGAGCGCACGAAATCGATCCGAAAGTAAAAGTGCTCGTCAAGTACGTCGGCTCGTTCGAAGACGTCGCGTCCGGTAAAGAGCTTTCCGACGTGCTCTACTCGCAAGGCGCCGACATCATATTCTCTGCAGCCGGCAAATCCGGCTTGGGACCGTTCGAGGTTGCGAAGAACCGTCCGAACAGCTACGTGATCGGCGTCGATTCGAATCAAGATGCGCTCTTGCCCGGCAAGGTTCTCACGAGCATGGTCAAGCACGTCGACAACGCCGTTCAGCGGGTATGCGAAGACGCTTCTGCTCATCGCACGCTTTCCGGACATTTGGTTCTCGGCCTGCGCGAAGACGGCGTCGGTCTGACCGACTTTCAATATACGAAGACTCTGATCGGCGCGGCCAACATCGCACGCGTCGCCCGCATTCGTAAAGCGATCGTCGCCGGCGAGATCGTGCCGCCCTCGACGCGCGAAGACCTCGCAAAATTCAAACCGGTTCCGATCCCCTGA
- the hemL gene encoding glutamate-1-semialdehyde 2,1-aminomutase, which yields MATYERSINAYLRAKRVIPGGVDSPVRAFRAVGGSPLFVRSAQGATFIDLDGREFIDYVMSWGPLILGHAPAGVVRAIQTAASRGTSYGMPTELETELAELIASAMPSIERIRFVSSGTEATMSALRLARGFTKRDKVIKFAGNYHGHGDSFLIAAGSGALTFGVPNSPGVTEGTARDTIVVEYNDLEAVRNAVAANRDEIAAIFVEPYAGNMGLVLPTPGFLRGLREIANASGALLIFDEVITGFRVGRGGAQERENVKPDLTTLGKIIGGGLPVGAFGGRADIMSELSPEGPVYQAGTLSGNPLAMSAGIATIRGLTDTVYAELDRLATRLVEGLAHVFTRHRIKHQVSRAGSLVGFFFTDVPVVDLETAKTSDTELYARFFHRMLSRGVYFAPSQFEAGFLSAAHTDAHVEATLAAADATINELMQVAG from the coding sequence ATGGCAACCTACGAGCGTTCGATAAACGCATATCTCCGCGCAAAGCGCGTTATTCCGGGCGGCGTCGATTCACCGGTGCGCGCATTCCGTGCGGTCGGCGGCTCGCCGTTATTCGTGCGCAGCGCGCAGGGCGCAACGTTCATCGACCTCGACGGACGCGAGTTCATCGACTACGTGATGTCGTGGGGACCGTTGATTCTCGGACATGCGCCGGCCGGAGTCGTTCGCGCGATTCAAACCGCAGCGTCCCGCGGTACGTCGTACGGCATGCCGACGGAGCTCGAAACCGAGCTCGCCGAGCTGATCGCATCGGCAATGCCCTCGATTGAACGTATTCGGTTCGTGTCCAGTGGTACCGAAGCGACGATGTCGGCGCTGCGTTTGGCGCGCGGCTTCACCAAGCGCGATAAAGTTATCAAGTTTGCCGGCAACTATCACGGGCACGGCGATTCGTTTCTGATCGCGGCCGGCAGCGGCGCATTGACGTTCGGCGTCCCGAACTCACCCGGCGTCACCGAAGGTACCGCGCGCGATACAATCGTCGTCGAATACAACGACCTTGAGGCCGTGCGCAATGCCGTCGCTGCAAATCGCGATGAGATCGCGGCTATCTTCGTCGAGCCCTATGCGGGCAACATGGGACTCGTGCTTCCGACGCCGGGCTTTCTGCGCGGATTGCGCGAGATTGCCAACGCTTCCGGCGCACTCTTGATCTTCGATGAAGTCATCACCGGGTTTCGCGTCGGACGCGGCGGCGCGCAAGAGCGAGAGAACGTCAAGCCCGACCTCACGACGCTCGGCAAGATCATCGGCGGCGGACTCCCCGTCGGTGCGTTCGGCGGACGCGCGGACATCATGAGCGAGCTGTCGCCCGAAGGTCCGGTCTATCAAGCCGGTACGCTCTCGGGAAATCCGCTTGCGATGAGCGCCGGGATTGCGACAATTCGCGGATTGACGGACACGGTGTATGCGGAGCTCGATCGGCTTGCAACGCGACTCGTCGAAGGACTCGCCCACGTCTTCACGCGGCACCGCATCAAGCATCAAGTTTCGCGCGCCGGATCGCTGGTGGGATTTTTCTTCACCGACGTACCCGTCGTCGACCTCGAAACTGCGAAGACGTCCGACACCGAGCTGTATGCACGCTTCTTTCACCGCATGCTGTCGCGCGGGGTGTACTTCGCGCCCTCGCAGTTCGAAGCCGGATTTTTGTCGGCGGCGCATACTGATGCGCACGTCGAGGCAACCCTAGCAGCCGCGGACGCAACGATCAACGAGCTCATGCAGGTTGCCGGATGA
- the rocF gene encoding arginase → MSANAQRRVDILGVPMDLGADRRGVDMGPSAIRYARLHERLRAQGITEIIDRGNLVVPDRDLEKIQQGDPKYLGLIQSVCNVLADFVEGSVKDGAFPIVLGGDHSIAIGTLAGLRRARGESPGLIWFDAHADINSPRTSPSGNVHGMPVYYAVEAGDMNPKRSVLIGLRDVDPGEKTTIRELGISAFTMTDIDRLGMEAVVARALEIVGAGQVHVSFDMDAIDPSEAPGVGTPVKGGITYREAHLALEEIAASGRIGSLEITEINPILDSENRTAILAVELILSALGKTIL, encoded by the coding sequence ATGTCAGCTAACGCGCAGCGGCGCGTCGACATCTTGGGTGTGCCGATGGATTTGGGTGCCGACCGGCGCGGCGTCGACATGGGACCGTCCGCGATTCGGTACGCGCGACTGCACGAGCGCTTGCGCGCACAAGGCATTACCGAAATCATCGACCGGGGCAATCTCGTCGTTCCGGATCGCGATCTCGAGAAGATTCAGCAAGGCGACCCGAAGTATCTCGGCCTGATTCAAAGCGTCTGCAACGTACTTGCCGATTTCGTCGAAGGTTCGGTAAAAGACGGCGCATTTCCAATCGTTCTTGGCGGCGATCATTCGATTGCGATCGGCACGCTCGCGGGGCTGCGGCGCGCACGCGGTGAGTCACCCGGCCTGATTTGGTTTGACGCGCACGCCGACATCAACTCACCTAGAACGTCGCCCTCGGGAAACGTTCACGGCATGCCGGTATACTATGCGGTTGAGGCCGGCGACATGAATCCGAAGCGTAGCGTCCTTATCGGCTTGCGCGACGTCGATCCCGGTGAGAAGACGACGATACGCGAGCTCGGAATCTCGGCATTTACGATGACCGATATCGATCGTCTCGGGATGGAAGCGGTCGTTGCACGCGCGCTCGAGATCGTGGGCGCGGGACAAGTGCATGTATCGTTTGACATGGATGCCATCGACCCGAGTGAAGCACCCGGTGTTGGAACGCCGGTCAAAGGTGGGATCACGTATCGCGAAGCACACCTCGCGCTTGAAGAGATCGCGGCTTCGGGCCGCATCGGTTCGCTCGAAATTACCGAGATCAATCCGATCTTGGACAGCGAGAATCGCACCGCGATCTTGGCCGTCGAACTCATTCTCAGCGCGCTTGGGAAGACGATATTATGA
- the cobA gene encoding uroporphyrinogen-III C-methyltransferase: MAGKVFLVGAGPGDPGLLTIKGKRAIESADVLVYDYLAAEPIVALAPPDCERIYVGKKARAHTFEQEEINTLLIRLAREGKNVVRLKGGDPLVFGRGGEEAQELHAAGIAFEIVPGVTSGIAAAAYAGIPVTHRDHNTAVTFVTGHEDAVKQLSTLDWSKLAAPNHTLVLYMAMGNLASIAAELVRNGLNPSTPIAIVREGTKPSQQTLVATLGTIASEIEHVPIAPPAIAIVGEVVRLRDELRWFDQLPLFGKRVLVTRMASGSLEFAARLWEAGGEPILAPLIRIVPPEDTREIIRAVESATSYKWIVFSSRNGVDAFWGELQARGRDARAFATTKVAAIGPKTAETLSEHGIMADFIPSRYVGESVGEGLLARTEPNDRILLFRAQEARDALPDMLRDAGRNVEIVAAYRAVRNDVADLAERVAKSDVLTFTSAGIVRSFVAQLPDPIQAARGKIVACIGPITADAAKAAGLDVSVVAEEFTTEGLARALIAAPILR, translated from the coding sequence ATGGCGGGCAAAGTCTTCTTGGTCGGCGCAGGCCCGGGTGATCCCGGGCTTTTGACCATCAAGGGTAAACGCGCCATCGAGAGCGCCGATGTTCTCGTTTACGACTATCTCGCGGCCGAGCCGATCGTCGCGCTCGCACCACCGGATTGCGAGCGCATCTACGTCGGCAAGAAAGCGCGCGCGCACACGTTCGAGCAAGAGGAGATCAATACGCTCCTCATCCGCTTGGCACGCGAAGGCAAAAACGTCGTGCGGCTTAAGGGCGGCGATCCGCTCGTGTTCGGACGCGGTGGCGAGGAAGCGCAAGAACTGCACGCGGCCGGCATCGCGTTTGAGATCGTCCCCGGCGTGACGTCCGGAATCGCGGCGGCCGCGTACGCCGGAATCCCGGTGACGCACCGCGATCACAACACGGCGGTTACGTTCGTGACCGGGCACGAAGACGCCGTAAAGCAGCTCTCGACTCTGGATTGGTCCAAGCTCGCGGCGCCCAATCACACGCTCGTCCTTTACATGGCGATGGGCAATCTTGCCTCGATCGCAGCCGAGCTCGTGCGCAATGGTCTGAACCCTTCGACTCCGATTGCAATCGTGCGCGAAGGGACGAAACCTTCGCAGCAAACGCTCGTTGCTACGCTTGGAACGATCGCTTCCGAGATCGAGCACGTCCCCATCGCGCCGCCTGCCATTGCGATCGTCGGCGAAGTCGTGCGCCTGCGCGACGAGCTGCGTTGGTTCGACCAATTGCCGCTTTTCGGGAAACGTGTGCTCGTCACGCGCATGGCAAGCGGCAGCCTCGAATTTGCGGCGCGTTTATGGGAGGCCGGCGGCGAGCCGATCCTCGCACCTTTAATTCGCATCGTTCCGCCCGAAGATACGCGCGAGATCATACGCGCCGTCGAGTCCGCAACGTCGTACAAGTGGATCGTGTTTTCAAGCCGCAATGGCGTCGATGCGTTCTGGGGCGAGCTGCAAGCGCGCGGGCGTGATGCGCGCGCCTTTGCCACGACGAAGGTGGCCGCAATCGGACCGAAAACTGCCGAAACCCTCTCCGAGCACGGCATTATGGCCGATTTCATTCCCTCGCGTTATGTCGGCGAAAGCGTCGGCGAAGGACTGCTCGCGCGCACCGAGCCGAACGATCGCATCTTGCTCTTCCGCGCGCAAGAAGCGCGCGACGCGCTTCCCGACATGCTGCGCGATGCCGGCCGCAACGTCGAGATCGTCGCCGCATATCGAGCCGTTCGCAACGACGTTGCGGATCTCGCCGAGCGCGTTGCGAAAAGCGACGTGCTCACGTTCACGAGTGCCGGCATCGTGCGCAGCTTCGTTGCGCAGCTTCCGGACCCCATACAGGCCGCACGCGGCAAGATCGTGGCGTGCATCGGCCCGATCACGGCCGACGCGGCGAAGGCTGCGGGCCTCGACGTCAGCGTCGTCGCGGAAGAATTCACAACGGAAGGGTTGGCGCGCGCGCTGATCGCGGCGCCGATTCTCCGCTGA
- the hemA gene encoding glutamyl-tRNA reductase: MPLVCLGLSHRTAPVEVRERHAFPSSMLGETLMALRDYEAVVEAVVLATCGRLEIYAELEDYEAGTEQIKAFLGNFRHGNVEYDMQSYMYTLLGRQAIEHLFRVSTGLDSMLIGEAEILGQVKEAYVQSQRAGSLGKSLHQLFREALSAGKAARSQTKIGNDSVSIATAAIDMAKSHVGDLAGKTVVVVGAGSMGTTAARRLKSEGARLVLLNRTHERAAELAASLGTGETKPLPAIAGALLDADVVITSTGASHFILDTQKVSDAMTARSERPLFIVDIAVPRDVDPEVAAIPGVALVGIDALSAVVDETLEARREAIPFVEEIIEEHARRFVDWYQSQATVPVIASLTQKADAIREIELERLFARCPDLTERERMLITGMSLTIVSRLLHSAISRIREKAVSNQPEALLHARIVDELFDLGAAIPEYSAALIREMSNAGIDTE; this comes from the coding sequence GTGCCGCTAGTCTGCCTAGGTCTCTCGCACAGAACCGCGCCCGTCGAGGTGCGTGAACGTCACGCGTTTCCGAGCTCGATGCTCGGTGAAACGCTGATGGCGCTGCGTGATTACGAAGCGGTCGTCGAAGCGGTCGTGCTTGCAACATGCGGACGGCTCGAGATCTATGCCGAGCTCGAAGATTACGAAGCCGGCACCGAACAGATCAAAGCGTTCCTCGGAAACTTCCGGCACGGCAACGTCGAGTACGATATGCAATCGTACATGTATACGCTACTCGGCCGGCAAGCGATCGAACATCTCTTTCGCGTTTCGACCGGTCTTGATTCGATGCTCATCGGCGAAGCCGAGATACTCGGTCAAGTCAAAGAAGCATACGTGCAATCGCAACGCGCAGGGTCGCTCGGAAAATCACTGCACCAATTGTTTCGTGAAGCGCTCAGCGCGGGCAAAGCTGCCCGGTCGCAGACGAAGATCGGAAATGATTCCGTCAGCATTGCGACCGCTGCCATCGACATGGCAAAGTCGCACGTCGGAGACCTGGCCGGAAAAACGGTTGTCGTCGTCGGTGCGGGTTCGATGGGAACAACCGCAGCTCGGCGCTTGAAATCGGAAGGCGCACGACTCGTTCTGCTCAACCGCACGCACGAGCGTGCCGCCGAGCTGGCTGCGAGTCTTGGAACGGGCGAAACGAAGCCGTTGCCGGCGATAGCCGGTGCTCTCCTCGATGCGGATGTCGTGATCACGTCGACGGGAGCTTCGCACTTCATTCTGGATACACAAAAGGTTTCGGACGCCATGACCGCGCGCAGCGAACGTCCACTGTTCATCGTTGACATCGCCGTCCCGCGCGACGTCGATCCCGAGGTAGCCGCAATTCCGGGCGTCGCGTTGGTCGGTATCGACGCACTGTCCGCTGTCGTCGACGAAACGCTCGAGGCCCGGCGCGAGGCGATTCCGTTTGTCGAAGAGATCATCGAAGAGCACGCGCGGCGTTTCGTGGATTGGTATCAATCGCAAGCGACCGTCCCGGTTATCGCGTCGCTTACGCAAAAAGCCGACGCCATTCGCGAGATTGAGCTCGAGCGGCTGTTCGCACGCTGCCCCGACCTCACCGAACGCGAACGCATGTTGATCACGGGCATGTCGCTCACGATCGTCTCACGACTATTGCACAGCGCGATTTCGCGGATTCGCGAGAAAGCCGTCAGCAATCAGCCCGAAGCGCTGCTGCACGCTCGCATCGTTGACGAGCTGTTCGATTTGGGCGCTGCAATCCCGGAATATTCAGCGGCGCTAATCCGCGAAATGTCGAACGCGGGAATCGACACAGAGTAA
- a CDS encoding DUF92 domain-containing protein: MHNGRVGARADRGADSPLSKPLTAGGALGALAVGALTYAGGRYGWANVALPFEVLFAFFITSVGFSYAGRKRKQQLVDIPKGGPRNAWQVAANGGIATLCAVFAALMTRGAEPSHLAYALLWAFAGAYAAATADTWSTEIGSAYGGKPRSIAGFAPVAAGLSGGITLLGTLAMLAGAAWIALVLALTLHSAQAFGSVMLGGVVGALLDSLLGATLQSIAFCPTCERPAETVTHVCGSQTTPWRGLRWMTNDAVNALATLSGALVSAGLFLAG, translated from the coding sequence ATTCACAACGGAAGGGTTGGCGCGCGCGCTGATCGCGGCGCCGATTCTCCGCTGAGCAAGCCGCTCACCGCCGGTGGAGCGCTCGGAGCGCTCGCCGTCGGCGCGTTGACGTACGCCGGCGGCCGTTATGGTTGGGCGAACGTCGCGCTCCCATTCGAGGTACTGTTCGCATTCTTCATCACGTCGGTTGGATTCTCGTACGCCGGACGAAAACGCAAACAACAACTCGTCGACATTCCGAAAGGCGGCCCGCGCAACGCCTGGCAAGTAGCGGCTAACGGCGGAATTGCTACGCTGTGCGCCGTTTTTGCGGCTCTGATGACGCGCGGTGCAGAGCCGTCGCATCTTGCTTACGCTCTGTTGTGGGCGTTTGCGGGCGCATATGCAGCTGCAACGGCCGACACTTGGTCGACGGAAATCGGCAGCGCGTACGGCGGCAAGCCGCGTTCGATCGCCGGCTTCGCACCGGTCGCCGCGGGCCTATCGGGCGGCATCACCCTGCTCGGTACGCTTGCGATGCTCGCGGGGGCGGCCTGGATCGCACTCGTCCTTGCGCTCACGCTTCACAGTGCGCAAGCGTTTGGGTCCGTGATGCTCGGCGGCGTTGTCGGCGCGCTCCTCGACTCGCTGCTCGGAGCTACACTTCAGTCGATCGCGTTTTGCCCGACGTGCGAACGCCCAGCCGAAACGGTGACGCACGTCTGCGGTTCGCAAACGACGCCCTGGCGAGGCTTGCGCTGGATGACGAACGACGCCGTCAACGCGCTAGCCACCCTTAGCGGCGCTCTTGTCTCGGCCGGTCTTTTCTTAGCGGGATGA
- a CDS encoding AI-2E family transporter — translation MATRGDDSKRLTALQVLATLALTGLLVYGIAMFLLRVQAVLVIAIVAIFLAYVIYPLVHWLARRMPVIVAILIVYLVVAITLALITIFMVPPLIADTATFVRSVPRTIVEVSRDIVDPRNPLFAWLPAPIRAYLSTLPGELVGFTERYAFDAIHQIATYLVSAVALIATLIVVPILTAYMLLDQENLVRVFLGLFPSRTRPKAKAVLLDLDHVLGGFIRGQMIDAVIVGVLMFVVLTIFRVPYAYLIAVFSGVFQVIPYLGAVVAFFPAVTLALVYNGDGNALAVAIAVVAIHQLDGNVIAPRIMRDSVGLSPLWVIISVLAFTELFGFPGTFVAVPTAAMLRVLKMHFLPAPVEAEDVPATPRDESLRMQDEITNVS, via the coding sequence ATGGCCACCCGGGGTGACGACTCAAAACGTCTGACCGCGCTGCAAGTCCTCGCGACGCTGGCGTTGACCGGCCTACTCGTGTACGGGATCGCGATGTTCTTGCTGCGGGTGCAAGCCGTCCTCGTGATCGCGATCGTCGCGATCTTCCTAGCCTACGTGATCTATCCGCTCGTCCATTGGCTCGCGCGTCGCATGCCGGTGATCGTCGCGATTCTGATCGTCTATCTGGTGGTCGCGATCACCCTCGCGCTGATTACGATCTTCATGGTTCCCCCGTTGATCGCCGACACGGCGACGTTCGTGCGCAGCGTTCCTCGGACGATCGTCGAGGTCTCGCGCGACATCGTCGATCCCCGCAATCCGCTTTTCGCCTGGCTGCCGGCCCCGATACGCGCCTACCTTTCGACGCTGCCGGGGGAACTGGTCGGCTTCACCGAGCGCTACGCGTTTGACGCGATCCATCAGATCGCGACCTATCTCGTCTCTGCCGTTGCGCTGATCGCAACGCTGATCGTCGTGCCGATTCTCACGGCCTACATGCTGCTCGATCAGGAAAATCTCGTACGCGTGTTTCTCGGTCTCTTTCCGAGTCGCACGCGCCCGAAGGCAAAAGCCGTTCTCCTCGATCTCGATCACGTGCTGGGCGGATTCATTCGCGGGCAAATGATCGACGCCGTCATCGTGGGCGTCCTGATGTTCGTCGTGCTCACGATCTTCCGCGTGCCGTATGCGTATTTGATTGCCGTCTTCTCCGGCGTCTTTCAGGTGATTCCGTATCTGGGCGCGGTGGTCGCGTTCTTTCCCGCCGTGACGCTCGCTCTGGTCTACAATGGCGACGGAAACGCGCTGGCCGTTGCGATCGCCGTCGTCGCGATCCATCAGCTGGACGGTAACGTAATCGCTCCGCGCATCATGCGTGACAGCGTCGGCCTCTCACCGCTATGGGTAATCATTTCCGTTCTGGCATTTACCGAGCTGTTCGGTTTTCCCGGAACGTTTGTCGCCGTTCCGACGGCCGCGATGCTCCGCGTCTTGAAGATGCATTTCTTGCCGGCGCCGGTCGAGGCCGAAGACGTGCCTGCTACGCCGCGCGACGAGTCGCTTCGAATGCAGGACGAGATCACGAATGTCAGCTAA
- a CDS encoding glutaredoxin domain-containing protein, translating into MGRSTDIVLYQAEWCPYCARVRKKLTDLLLDHKIVNVPRDHGSRDEVVKVSGQTSIPVMVDGEVTLDDDDDIIPYLEQKYGRELSSR; encoded by the coding sequence ATGGGAAGATCGACCGATATCGTGCTCTATCAGGCGGAGTGGTGCCCCTACTGCGCCCGCGTCCGTAAGAAGCTCACCGATCTCTTGCTCGACCACAAGATCGTAAACGTGCCGCGCGATCACGGCTCGCGCGATGAGGTGGTCAAAGTCTCAGGTCAGACGTCGATTCCGGTCATGGTCGACGGCGAGGTCACCCTCGACGATGATGACGACATCATTCCATACCTCGAGCAGAAGTACGGGCGCGAGCTGTCATCCCGCTAA
- a CDS encoding ABC transporter permease translates to MNLSRGARDAAIAFGIIVVFGSLAMLLAGVNPIDGFSALLIGALGNVPETAETLVQTTSLLFPALAIALAFRAGLFNIGAEGQLLIGGLLAGVIGERFIAPGFIAIPVLLLAGAVGGGAWGALAGWLRARFSANEVIATLMLNYVAIQVAAYAITGPLKSATGAGNETGELPASSFLPTILPDTRLTIALVLALVLAFLLRWLLRSTVIGYQLRAVGDAPRTAQRAGIDLAKMRFWTMTASGAIAGLGGATIVLGVLHRFNLALSPGYGFIGIAVALVGELDPLWVTVAAFVFGILQNGAIGMQAAANVPRDVVTAIEGLIILVLAGRRIITRSGAD, encoded by the coding sequence ATGAACCTTTCACGCGGCGCGCGCGACGCGGCAATCGCCTTCGGAATCATCGTGGTGTTCGGCAGCCTCGCGATGCTCCTCGCCGGCGTAAACCCCATCGATGGTTTTAGTGCGCTTCTGATTGGTGCGCTCGGAAACGTTCCGGAGACCGCCGAGACGCTCGTGCAGACGACGTCACTGCTTTTTCCGGCGCTTGCGATTGCGCTTGCATTTCGGGCTGGACTGTTCAACATCGGCGCCGAGGGGCAGCTGCTCATCGGTGGCTTGCTCGCGGGCGTAATCGGCGAACGGTTCATCGCACCCGGCTTCATCGCAATCCCGGTGCTACTGCTCGCGGGTGCTGTCGGCGGCGGAGCGTGGGGAGCTTTGGCAGGCTGGCTCCGCGCGCGCTTTTCCGCCAACGAAGTCATCGCCACGCTGATGCTCAACTACGTCGCGATTCAAGTCGCCGCGTACGCGATAACCGGACCCTTGAAAAGCGCGACGGGCGCAGGCAACGAGACGGGCGAGCTGCCTGCATCGTCGTTTCTTCCGACGATCTTGCCGGATACACGATTGACGATCGCGCTCGTTCTGGCGCTCGTGCTCGCATTTCTTCTGCGCTGGCTGTTGCGCTCAACGGTGATCGGCTATCAACTGCGCGCCGTTGGTGACGCGCCGCGAACGGCACAGCGAGCCGGGATCGACTTGGCGAAGATGCGCTTTTGGACGATGACGGCGTCGGGCGCGATTGCCGGTCTCGGCGGGGCGACGATCGTGCTGGGCGTGCTGCACCGCTTCAATCTCGCGCTCTCGCCCGGCTACGGATTCATCGGTATCGCGGTCGCGCTGGTCGGCGAGCTGGATCCGTTGTGGGTTACCGTCGCCGCATTCGTCTTCGGCATCCTGCAGAACGGCGCAATCGGAATGCAGGCCGCCGCGAACGTTCCGCGTGACGTCGTGACGGCAATCGAAGGTTTGATCATCCTCGTTTTGGCAGGCCGCCGTATCATCACGCGGAGTGGAGCCGACTGA
- a CDS encoding ABC transporter ATP-binding protein — MPALALRGIVKRFDDLVAVSGVDLDLEPGAIVGLIGENGAGKSTLANIAFGAIVADEGTIERNGVVGLVHQHFQLVERLRVWENVLLGREPRKGWRLDVAAARARVRELGERYGLHVDPDAIVETLPVGLKQRVELLRELEREPAILLLDEPTAVLAPSEIESFFTTIAGLAKRGIAILVVTHKLAEVIAYTSKVSVMRAGEIVARFDTAQTTADDLARAMVGGEIPPLAQRIAFPRQVLPILHITGLRAKAGPDEIGGLDLALAAGEILGVAGVEGNGQTALADALAGVTEYEGTIRFRDEELPSALGPRGRIARGMQIIPQDRQHEALVLDWSVTENAILGRERNPELRRGLQIDPAATRAFAQTIVERFDVRPPRVDARVSGLSGGNQQKIVVGRVLAGQPTFVLAYQPTRGIDVGAAALVQSRLIEARNAGTAILLISFELDEIFALADRVVVLYRGKVVGEFSRDAFDRGRIGALMAGSS; from the coding sequence ATGCCGGCACTCGCGCTGCGCGGGATCGTTAAGCGCTTTGACGATCTCGTCGCGGTGAGCGGCGTCGATCTCGATCTCGAGCCGGGCGCGATCGTCGGATTGATCGGCGAGAACGGGGCGGGGAAATCGACTCTCGCGAACATCGCATTCGGCGCGATTGTTGCCGACGAGGGAACCATCGAGCGTAACGGCGTCGTCGGCCTCGTCCACCAGCACTTTCAGCTCGTCGAACGCCTCCGTGTTTGGGAAAACGTGCTGCTGGGTCGCGAGCCACGCAAAGGTTGGCGGCTCGACGTCGCCGCGGCGCGCGCGCGCGTCCGCGAGCTTGGCGAACGCTACGGCCTGCACGTCGATCCCGATGCAATCGTCGAAACGCTCCCGGTCGGACTCAAGCAACGGGTCGAGCTTCTGCGCGAGCTGGAACGCGAGCCCGCAATTTTGCTGCTCGATGAGCCGACCGCGGTGCTTGCACCGAGCGAGATCGAGTCGTTCTTCACGACGATCGCCGGGCTTGCGAAGCGAGGAATCGCAATCCTCGTCGTGACGCACAAACTGGCCGAAGTGATTGCCTACACGTCAAAAGTGAGCGTGATGCGCGCCGGGGAGATCGTGGCGCGCTTCGACACAGCCCAAACGACTGCCGATGATCTCGCCCGCGCGATGGTGGGCGGCGAGATCCCGCCGCTCGCGCAGCGAATTGCGTTCCCGCGGCAGGTGCTTCCCATCCTGCACATCACGGGGCTTCGCGCGAAAGCCGGTCCGGATGAGATCGGCGGTCTCGATCTCGCGCTTGCGGCCGGTGAAATTCTAGGCGTCGCGGGCGTCGAAGGGAACGGACAAACTGCGCTCGCCGATGCGCTTGCGGGCGTGACGGAATACGAAGGCACGATCCGATTTCGAGATGAGGAGCTGCCCTCCGCACTCGGCCCGCGCGGCCGCATCGCACGCGGAATGCAGATCATCCCGCAAGACCGCCAGCACGAAGCGCTGGTCCTGGATTGGAGCGTCACCGAAAACGCAATCCTCGGCCGCGAGCGCAATCCGGAGCTGCGGCGCGGACTTCAGATCGATCCGGCCGCTACGCGCGCGTTTGCGCAGACGATCGTCGAGCGCTTCGACGTGCGACCACCTCGCGTCGATGCACGCGTGAGTGGTCTCTCGGGTGGAAATCAACAGAAGATCGTCGTCGGACGCGTGCTCGCCGGCCAGCCAACGTTTGTGCTCGCGTACCAACCGACGCGCGGGATCGACGTCGGAGCTGCCGCACTCGTGCAATCCCGCCTCATCGAAGCACGCAACGCCGGGACTGCGATTCTTCTGATTTCGTTCGAGCTTGACGAAATATTCGCGCTCGCCGACCGCGTCGTCGTTCTCTATCGCGGCAAGGTCGTCGGCGAGTTCAGCCGCGATGCGTTCGATCGCGGACGCATCGGCGCCCTGATGGCCGGCTCGTCATGA